Proteins encoded within one genomic window of Gaiellales bacterium:
- the tgt gene encoding tRNA guanosine(34) transglycosylase Tgt: MSSPFRLTATDGGARAGVLETAHGPVETPVFMPVGTKASVKAMLPSELRDLGARIVLANAYHLYFRPGAELIDEMGGVHAFSGWDGPVLTDSGGFQVFSLLHTATRIEDEGVRFRSVYDGSQHRFTPEVAMRVQRLLRSDIAMAFDECPPAGVERARVEAAVRRTGIWAARSRAQPRAEGQLGFGIVQGGTDLDLRRRSAEEIVGIGFDGYAVGGLSVGEEREPMMETLEATTELLPAGYPRYLMGVGDPVGLIEGIARGVDMFDCVLPTRMGRTGSALVPGGRINLRNAAFAKDPRPLVEGCTCPACTGFTRAYIRHLVTQSEITGLRLLSTHNLHHLLDLAARARAAIAAGRFADLRAEVAGNGDSMHHESVGKPSTLPTS; the protein is encoded by the coding sequence GTGAGCTCACCCTTCCGCCTCACCGCCACCGACGGCGGCGCCCGTGCGGGCGTCCTCGAGACCGCCCACGGGCCGGTCGAGACGCCCGTCTTCATGCCCGTCGGCACGAAGGCGAGCGTGAAGGCCATGCTGCCGTCCGAGCTGCGCGATCTCGGTGCGCGGATCGTGCTCGCAAACGCCTATCACCTCTACTTCCGGCCCGGCGCGGAGCTGATCGACGAGATGGGCGGCGTGCACGCCTTCAGCGGCTGGGACGGCCCCGTGCTGACCGACTCCGGCGGTTTCCAGGTCTTCTCGCTGCTGCACACGGCGACGCGGATCGAGGACGAGGGCGTCCGCTTCCGCTCGGTCTACGACGGCTCGCAGCACCGCTTCACGCCCGAGGTGGCCATGCGCGTCCAGCGGCTGCTGCGCTCGGACATCGCCATGGCCTTCGACGAGTGCCCGCCCGCCGGCGTCGAGCGCGCGCGGGTCGAGGCGGCGGTGCGCCGCACCGGCATCTGGGCCGCCCGCAGCCGCGCCCAGCCGCGCGCCGAGGGCCAGCTCGGCTTCGGGATCGTCCAGGGCGGCACCGACCTCGACCTGCGGCGGCGAAGCGCCGAGGAGATCGTCGGCATCGGCTTCGACGGCTACGCCGTCGGCGGCCTCTCCGTGGGGGAGGAGCGCGAGCCGATGATGGAGACGCTGGAGGCGACGACCGAGCTCCTGCCGGCCGGGTATCCGCGCTACCTGATGGGCGTCGGCGACCCGGTCGGCCTGATCGAGGGGATCGCCCGCGGGGTGGACATGTTCGACTGCGTGCTCCCGACCCGCATGGGCCGCACCGGCTCGGCGCTCGTCCCCGGCGGCCGCATCAACCTGCGCAACGCCGCCTTCGCCAAAGACCCGCGGCCACTGGTGGAGGGGTGCACGTGCCCTGCCTGCACCGGGTTCACGCGCGCGTACATCCGCCACCTCGTCACCCAGTCGGAGATCACCGGCCTGCGCCTGCTCTCGACCCACAACCTGCACCACCTGCTCGACCTCGCGGCCCGCGCCAGGGCGGCGATCGCGGCCGGCCGCTTCGCCGACCTGCGCGCCGAGGTGGCGGGAAACGGCGACTCCATGCACCATGAGTCGGTGGGCAAACCATCTACACTTCCCACTTCGTGA
- the secD gene encoding protein translocase subunit SecD, with product MSEKRRNLGILAVVIALMVAALATVAVRGFTLGLDLRGGLEVVLKARPIHGNAVSSTDLQNAADVMRKRIDPRGILQPEIRTSTADNTIDISIPGVKDPNAVANLLVAGQLQAFDFYKNLTPVSRASQFAAHPRTLYAMLTAAEPTLKQGVTPAGWALFNAKTHNLVSRGGIRSRIEPRKSQVLNDLHLTTQPPGTVWRAVPAGDAAVSCDVQNGCPEATTKSPPTVWYLFHLPTADGEIVTGNEISSAQATTDQNGQPIVALQYKNGGGTDFHKITRQISEAGLQAGRPLPNAIVVDNQLVAAPTINPQQFPDGIAADDPVNPGSQITGLTTSDASRIALEIQSGTLPVKFSPYSQNLVSASLGKDSLRNGVIAGIAGLVFVMIFLLVFYGFLGLIADIALIIYGVLLAGIVAALPVTMTLPGIAGTILTIGVAADANIVIFERVKEEVRAGKSMRAAIATGYRRGFHTIIDANVVTLIAAGVLYAAATSSVKGFALMLLIGVVTSIFTAVVFTRAMLGILGGFDFMTSRWVLGSIGTGDRWKKIDFIGRKKLWFSISAVILILGAVSLATQGLNRGIDFTGGSKLTFVTPNPASVGAATNAVTSAGINQPQVQGVTSTRAQQGTNFTEFQVESHFLSRGTQDQLLTQLKSHFGEATKITDSQDVSSSFGQSVLDSAYLAVLFSLIIIFIYVSFRFEWKYALPVMIALGHDILLTIGIYSLAGRVVTADTIAAVLTVLGYSMYDTVIVFDRVRENIPILRRYTASQVVNESLAETITRSLNTSLVTLIPVVLLFVFGSGSLKDFAFALVVGIMSGAYSSIFIAAPLLAMFLEREPNFAKRRHDLVRSGEVASPVRRRAPEPVTVPAAADADGDTPPPPSPTPAPAPAPSAPASSRRRRRRAHGRSR from the coding sequence GTGAGCGAGAAACGCCGCAACCTGGGCATCCTGGCGGTGGTGATCGCGCTGATGGTGGCCGCGCTGGCGACGGTCGCCGTGCGCGGTTTCACCCTGGGTCTCGATCTGCGCGGAGGCCTCGAGGTCGTGCTGAAGGCGCGGCCGATCCACGGCAACGCCGTCTCGTCGACGGACCTCCAGAACGCCGCGGACGTCATGCGCAAGCGAATCGACCCACGCGGCATCCTCCAGCCCGAGATCCGCACCTCGACCGCGGACAACACGATCGACATCTCGATCCCGGGCGTGAAAGATCCGAACGCCGTCGCGAACCTCCTGGTCGCCGGCCAGCTGCAGGCGTTCGACTTCTACAAGAACCTGACGCCGGTTTCGCGCGCCTCACAGTTTGCGGCTCACCCGCGCACGCTCTACGCGATGCTGACGGCCGCCGAGCCGACCCTGAAGCAGGGCGTCACGCCCGCGGGCTGGGCGCTCTTCAACGCAAAGACGCACAACCTCGTGAGCCGCGGCGGCATCCGGTCGCGGATCGAGCCGCGCAAGAGCCAGGTCCTGAACGACCTGCACCTGACCACCCAGCCGCCCGGCACCGTCTGGCGGGCCGTCCCCGCCGGCGACGCTGCGGTCAGCTGCGACGTGCAGAACGGCTGTCCCGAGGCCACCACGAAGTCGCCGCCGACGGTCTGGTACCTGTTCCACCTGCCGACGGCCGACGGCGAGATCGTCACCGGCAACGAGATCTCGAGCGCACAGGCGACCACCGACCAGAACGGCCAGCCCATCGTCGCGCTCCAGTACAAGAACGGCGGCGGCACCGACTTCCACAAGATCACCCGCCAGATCTCCGAGGCCGGCCTGCAGGCCGGGCGGCCGCTGCCGAACGCGATCGTCGTCGACAACCAGCTCGTCGCCGCGCCGACGATCAACCCCCAGCAGTTCCCGGACGGCATCGCCGCCGACGACCCCGTCAATCCCGGCAGCCAGATCACCGGCCTGACGACGTCGGACGCGAGCCGGATCGCGCTCGAGATCCAGTCCGGCACGCTGCCGGTGAAGTTCTCGCCGTACTCGCAGAACCTGGTCTCGGCGTCGCTGGGCAAGGACTCGCTCCGAAACGGCGTCATCGCCGGCATCGCGGGCCTCGTGTTCGTGATGATCTTCCTGCTCGTCTTCTACGGCTTCCTCGGCCTGATCGCCGACATCGCGCTGATCATCTACGGGGTGCTGCTGGCGGGGATCGTGGCCGCCCTGCCGGTGACGATGACCCTGCCGGGGATCGCCGGCACGATCCTCACGATCGGCGTCGCCGCCGACGCGAACATCGTCATCTTCGAGCGCGTCAAGGAAGAGGTGCGCGCCGGCAAGTCGATGCGGGCGGCGATCGCCACCGGCTACCGGCGCGGCTTCCACACGATCATCGACGCGAACGTCGTCACGCTGATCGCGGCCGGCGTGCTGTACGCCGCCGCGACGTCGAGCGTCAAGGGCTTCGCGCTCATGCTGCTGATCGGCGTCGTCACGTCGATCTTCACGGCCGTCGTCTTCACCCGGGCGATGCTGGGCATCCTCGGCGGTTTCGACTTCATGACCAGCCGCTGGGTGCTCGGCTCGATCGGCACCGGCGACCGCTGGAAGAAGATCGACTTCATCGGCCGCAAGAAGCTCTGGTTCTCGATCTCGGCCGTGATCCTGATCCTCGGCGCCGTCAGCCTGGCCACCCAGGGGCTGAACCGCGGCATCGACTTCACCGGCGGCAGCAAGCTCACCTTCGTGACGCCGAATCCGGCATCCGTCGGCGCGGCCACGAACGCCGTCACGAGCGCCGGCATCAACCAGCCGCAGGTGCAGGGGGTGACGTCGACGCGGGCGCAGCAGGGCACGAACTTCACCGAGTTCCAGGTCGAATCCCACTTCCTCTCGCGGGGCACCCAGGACCAGCTGCTGACGCAGCTGAAGTCGCACTTCGGCGAGGCGACCAAGATCACCGACTCGCAGGACGTGAGCTCGTCCTTCGGCCAGTCGGTGCTCGACTCGGCCTACCTGGCGGTGCTCTTCTCGCTGATCATCATCTTCATCTACGTGTCGTTCCGGTTCGAGTGGAAGTACGCGCTCCCGGTGATGATCGCCCTCGGCCACGACATCCTGCTCACGATCGGGATCTACTCGCTGGCCGGGAGGGTGGTCACGGCAGACACGATCGCCGCGGTCCTGACCGTGCTCGGCTACTCCATGTACGACACCGTGATCGTGTTCGACCGCGTGCGCGAGAACATCCCGATCCTGCGCCGCTACACGGCCTCGCAGGTCGTGAACGAGTCGCTGGCCGAGACGATCACCCGTTCGTTGAACACGTCCCTGGTGACGCTGATCCCGGTCGTGCTGCTGTTCGTCTTCGGGTCGGGCTCGCTGAAGGACTTCGCCTTCGCGCTCGTCGTCGGCATCATGTCAGGCGCCTACTCGTCGATCTTCATCGCCGCGCCGCTGCTGGCCATGTTCCTCGAGCGCGAGCCCAACTTCGCCAAGCGCCGGCACGACCTGGTGCGCTCGGGCGAGGTCGCATCGCCGGTGCGCCGGCGCGCGCCCGAGCCGGTCACGGTGCCGGCCGCCGCGGACGCGGACGGAGACACACCGCCTCCCCCGTCGCCGACCCCGGCGCCGGCCCCGGCGCCGTCCGCCCCCGCATCGTCGCGCCGCCGTCGCCGGCGCGCGCACGGCCGCTCTCGCTAG